The following proteins are co-located in the Canis aureus isolate CA01 chromosome X, VMU_Caureus_v.1.0, whole genome shotgun sequence genome:
- the P2RY8 gene encoding S-geranylgeranyl-glutathione receptor P2RY8: MDMNVSGPDNATILMLRDPVIAVALPVVYSLVAVVSIPGNLFSLWVLCRHIGPKSPSVVFMINLSVTDLMLASVLPFQIYYHRNGNHWVFGEVLCNVVTVVFYANMYSSILTMTCISVERFLGVVYPLASAPWRRRRYAVAACAAAWLLLLVALSPLARTDLTYAVEELGIVTCFDVLKSTMLPSVAMWAIFLFTLFIVLFFIPFVVTVACYTATILTLLRASDPQGRGQRRRAVSLAFVVLLAFVTCFAPNNFVLLVHMVSRLFLGRSYYHVYKLTLCLSCVNNCLDPFVYYFASREFQLRLRRYLGYGPLPATCRDAGRDSLFSPRTLSARSMSSGHGDGLEAPGRPALRRQESVF; encoded by the coding sequence ATGGACATGAACGTGTCGGGGCCGGACAACGCCACCATCCTGATGCTGCGCGACCCCGTCATCGCGGTGGCCCTGCCCGTGGTGTACTCGCTGGTGGCGGTGGTCAGCATCCCGGGCAACCTGTTCTCGCTGTGGGTGCTGTGCCGGCACATCGGGCCCAAGTCCCCGTCCGTGGTGTTCATGATCAACCTGAGCGTCACGGACCTGATGCTGGCCAGCGTGCTGCCCTTCCAGATCTACTACCACCGCAACGGCAACCACTGGGTGTTCGGCGAGGTGCTGTGCAACGTGGTCACCGTGGTCTTCTACGCCAACATGTACTCGTCCATCCTCACCATGACGTGCATCAGCGTGGAGCGCTTCCTGGGCGTCGTGTACCCGCTGGCCTCCGCGCCCTGGCGCCGCCGCCGCTACGCCGTGGCCGCCTGCGCCGCCGCGTGGCTGCTGCTCCTGGTGGCGCTGTCCCCGCTGGCGCGCACCGACCTCACCTACGCCGTGGAGGAGCTGGGCATCGTCACCTGCTTCGACGTGCTCAAGTCCACCATGCTGCCCAGCGTGGCCATGTGGGCCATCTTCCTCTTCACGCTCTTCATCGTGCTCTTCTTCATCCCCTTCGTGGTCACCGTGGCCTGCTACACGGCCACTATCCTGACGCTGCTGCGCGCCTCCGACCCGCAGGGCCGCGGCCAGCGCCGCCGCGCCGTCAGCCTGGCCTTCGTGGTGCTGCTGGCCTTCGTCACCTGCTTCGCGCCCAACAACTTCGTGCTGCTGGTGCACATGGTGAGCCGGCTCTTCCTGGGCCGCAGCTACTACCACGTGTACAAGCTCACGCTGTGCCTCAGCTGCGTCAACAACTGCCTGGACCCCTTCGTGTATTACTTCGCCTCCCGCGAGTTCCAGCTGCGTCTGCGGCGCTACCTGGGCTACGGGCCGCTGCCGGCCACCTGCCGGGACGCGGGGCGCGACAGCCTGTTCTCGCCGCGGACGCTGTCGGCGCGCTCCATGTCCAGCGGCCACGGCGACGGGCTGGAGGCTCCGGGCCGGCCGGCCCTCAGGAGGCAGGAGAGCGTGTTCTga